In Sorangium aterium, the genomic stretch CCGCAGAGCTCCGGGTTCGGCGGCGGCGGCGCCGGGTACGCGTCCGTCGCCGTCTTTGCGAACTGGCACGCGAGATCGTCCGGCTGACACCCCGCCTGGGAGATGCACGCGCCGCTCTCGTCCGTCCCCTGGCACAGGCACTCCTCATCTCCCGGGTCGCAGATCTCGACGAGCTCCATCATCCCTTCGTCCTCGTGGTTCAGCTTGTGGCAGTGCAGCACGAACTGTCCCGTGAACCTCCGGGGGTTCATGATCACGTCGCGCGGCCCGTCCTCGGCCTGGACCCACATCGTGTCCCGCCAGTGGGCGAAGTTGGGCTCCTTGTTCGATTTGTTGGGGCACACGAGGAACGGGTTGATGTGGATATGGAACGGGTGCCCGTCGAACGCGCGGATCTCCCAGCGCTCCGGGCTCCCGGCGGTCATGACGCGATCGCTCCGGTAGCCGCGGGCGCGCCGCTCGTCGAACTTGCGGCAGCTGATGTTCGGATCCGGGCAGATGCACACAGGGGCGTCCGGATCGACCTCGTGCGGGTGCTCTCCCGGGTCACATGACATGAGCGCCACATCGCTGCTGAGATCGGGCGGCTTGCTCCCCGGCGTGGGCACGAGGAGCACCACCTTCTGGTGCACGGTCTCGACCGAATCGCAGCTCACCTCCATCTGCTCGCCGTCGACCGTGCCCGTCCACGAGGTGGGCGGCGCGAGCGCGGCCACGTCCGCCTCCGCGGGCAGGTTCACCTCGGTGGGCTCGCCCGCGCCCGGGTCCACGTCGACGATCGCGATCACGCTCCCCAGGAGATCGTTCGGCCGGCGCCCGACGAGGCAGAGCGTCTGCTTCCCTTCAGGCATCTTCACCATCACGTCGGCGCGGTACCCGGGAGAGACCCACACCGTGTCGCTCCTGTAGAACTGCGGGAGCGTCAGCCCGTCGCGCGCGATCTGCGTGGTCTCGATGGGCGTCTTGTCGAAGTCGGAGCACGAATCGTCCTTCGCGACGTGGAGCTTCATCCCCATCTCGTCCGGGCTGCCCGCGTAGACCATGCGCCAGCGCTCCACCTGCCCGGGGGGCGTCGTGAGCCGCGGCCTGAGCTTGCCGTTGATCAGCGTGGCCCGGAGCGACTCGACGGCGAGGAAGTCGGTCACCGACAGGTTGTCCTCGGTGCACTCCTCTCCCTCCTTCAAGGGCACCGTGTTCTCGTGATCGATGGGCACCTGCGTCATGACCATCACCCGCTCTCT encodes the following:
- a CDS encoding multicopper oxidase family protein; its protein translation is MARDDSHTLRRTGSLAALTLSLAALAGCGGGEETSTTSTTPRPTSTYEDPPELQPGADGAYELRFGPSEVEIDGRRFCLRAYNGMTSGPTIRIPKGEDRKVHVNLHNDFTKSDFREIASMMGHGSRSCHDFNLTNLHGHGLHVQPNFATDDPADPCEGDGCAPEGRYFGDHVLHEVGPGESARYRWDLDEDGIHHEGTDWYHPHIHGSTAIQVMDGAAGALLIEGALDELPGIAKARERVMVMTQVPIDHENTVPLKEGEECTEDNLSVTDFLAVESLRATLINGKLRPRLTTPPGQVERWRMVYAGSPDEMGMKLHVAKDDSCSDFDKTPIETTQIARDGLTLPQFYRSDTVWVSPGYRADVMVKMPEGKQTLCLVGRRPNDLLGSVIAIVDVDPGAGEPTEVNLPAEADVAALAPPTSWTGTVDGEQMEVSCDSVETVHQKVVLLVPTPGSKPPDLSSDVALMSCDPGEHPHEVDPDAPVCICPDPNISCRKFDERRARGYRSDRVMTAGSPERWEIRAFDGHPFHIHINPFLVCPNKSNKEPNFAHWRDTMWVQAEDGPRDVIMNPRRFTGQFVLHCHKLNHEDEGMMELVEICDPGDEECLCQGTDESGACISQAGCQPDDLACQFAKTATDAYPAPPPPNPELCGP